Sequence from the Sphingomonas sp. KR3-1 genome:
CGGGGAGGGGGACCGCCGCGCGCAGCGCGGTGGTGGAGGGGCCGTCGCATCCGCGACGGTCTCCCGCGCGGCGGAGGCGCCCCGCGCCTATGGCGCGGCCCCTCCACCACGCCCTTCGGGCGCGGTCCCCCTCCCCCAGCAAGCTGGGGAAGGAATTTGATGCTCCTCGAGATCAACTTCGACGGGATCATCGGCCCGAGCCACAATTATGCCGGGCTCAGCCCCGGCAACCTGGCGGCGACGCGCAACCGGGGCGAGACCTCCTATCCGCGCGCCGCGGCGCTGCAGGGCATCGCCAAGATGCGCGCCAACATGGCGCTGGGGCTGACCCAGGGCATCCTGCTGCCCCATGCGCGGCCCGATCACCGCTGGCTCGCCAGCCTGGGCACTCGCTTCGAGGACGCGCCGCCCCATAGCCAGGCGCAGGCGCTGTCGGCCTCGCCGATGTGGGCGGCCAATGCGGCGACCGTCTCGCCCGCGCCCGATACCGGCGATGGGAAGTGCCATCTCAGCGTCGCCAACCTGGTGACGATGCCGCATCGCAGCCACGAATGGCCCGAGACGCTGGCGCAGCTCCGCCTCGCCTTCGCGAACCCCGCCTTCACCGTGCACGGCCCGGTGCCGGCGCCGTTCGGCGACGAAGGCGCGGCCAATCACATGCGCCTCGCCGCCGAGCACGGCGCGCCCGGCGTCGAAGTCTTCGTCTACGGCATCTCGGGCGGGCCCTTCCCGGCCCGCCAGCATCCCGACGCCAGCGCGGCAGTAGCGCGGCGGCACCGGCTCGAGCGCGTGCTGTTCGTCCAGCAGTCCGAGGCGGCGATCGCGGCGGGCGCCTTCCACAACGACGTGGTCGCGGTGGCGAACGGGCGCGTGCTGTTCGCCCATGAGCACGCCTTTGCCGACAAGGCGCGCTTCCATGCCGATCTGCGCGCGATGCTGCCCGAGGTCGAGATCGTCGAGGTGCCCGCCGCGCAGGTGAGCCTGGCCGATGCGATCAAGTCCTATCTGTTCAACGCCCAGCTGGTCACGCTCCCGTCCGGCGAAATGGCGCTGGTGCTGCCCGGCGAGGCGCGCGAGACGCCGAGCGTGTGGAACTGGCTGCAGGCGCATGTCGCCGGCAATGGCCCGATCCGCCGGCTCGAGGTGGTCGATGTGCGGCAATCGATGGCGAATGGCGGCGGCCCTGCCTGCCTGCGGCTGCGCGTCGTCTGCGATCCCGGAAAGGTCGACCCGCGCTTCCTGCTCGATCCTGCGAAGGCGGACCGGATAGAGGCGGTGATCGCGGCGCACTGGCCCGAGGCGATCCCCTTCGATTCGATCGCCGACCCCGCGCTGGTCGGCCGGATCGAGGCGGCGCGGCGGGCATTGCTCGAAGCGCTGGACCTGTCGGATTTACTTACAGGTAACCATTTAATTTAACGCGAAACTACGCGTTTTCGCGCTTGGCACGGCGCGTGCTTAACCCTTGGCATGTTGCATCGTCTCGGCCGCCTCTTCGTGATCAAGACCAAGTTCGAGGCGTTCCTCGTGATCTACGGGCTCGCCTGCGGTGCGACCGAGCGGGGGGTGCATTATCTCGGCCAGTTCCCGGGCTGGGGCGGCTGGATGATGTTCGCCGTCTGCCCGGTCGCCGTGTTCATGGCCGGGGCCAAGATACTGGACAGCTTCGATGTTCCGGAATGAACGTCGGATTGCGTCTGTAACAGGCGGGGGCTACGCCGGACGTAATCTGGGGAGATCGTAAGCGCGTGCGTTTGTTTCGGGGCATATTTTCCTCTTTGGCGGCGCAAGCGCTGCTCGCGGCGATCGTGCCGGGCGGCCTGATGGTCTTCGTGATGCACGAGGGCCAGCAGGCCGAGCTCGCGCAACGCGACGGCGAACGGCTCGACGCCTTTGTGCAGACCGCTGCCGAGGCATCGCGTGCGGGGCGGCCGCTCGATCAGGTGACGCAGCTCTCCGGGCCGCTGGCCGGGCGCGTGCTGCTCGTCGACCCGCAGGGCCAGGCGATCTCGGGGCCGACCAGCTCGCTGGCGCCGCGGGCCGAGCGCCCGGTGGTGGTCGATGGCCGCACCGTGGCGAGCGCCCGGATCGTCCGCGCGCCCGAGCTCAGCGACCAGGACCGGCGGGTGCTCGCCACGCAATATATCGGCGTCGCCGCGATCGTGGTGGTGCTGTTCGTGCTGCTGCTGGTGATGGCCTATGTCTTCGCGCGGCGCTGGTCCAGGCCGCAGCTCCAGCTCTACCGGATGAGCCGCGACGTCGTGAACGGCGATCTCGACCTCCATTTCGATGAGGATGGCCCCGCGGAGGTCGTGGCGACGATGCGCAACCTGCGCCGCATCGCCAGCCAGTTCAGCCGGCTTGAGACGGCGCGCCGCACCTGGCTCGTCTCGATCTCGGGCGAGCTCAAGGGCCCGACCGAGAATATGGGCGAGCATTTCATCAAGCTGTGCGAGGTGCAGCCACCCCTCGCCCCCGAGCTGATCGGCGCGATCGAGGAGGATACGCGTCGGCTGATCCACATGGCCGAGGACCTGAATGCCGTGGCGCTCGCCGATCTCGGCCGCCTGCCGGTCACCTTCGCGCCGGTGGACCCGCGCGCGCTGATCCACAACGCCATCTATGCCGACAAGAAGCGCGCCGAGGCGCAGGGCGTGCGGCTCGAGACCAGCACGCTGCCCGAATATACCGTGATCGTGAAATGGGACGGCGCGCGAATCGAGCAGCTGTTCGGCGCGCTGATCGACAATTCGCTGCGCTACACGCCGAAGAACGGGCGGATCGTGCTCGGCCTGGAAAGCTCGCGCGACGCCTGGCGGCTGATCATCGACGACAATGCCCCGGGCGTGGACGTGATGCTCGCCCAGCGCCTGTTCGAGCCATTCTACCGCTCGTCGGACCGCGCCGACGAATCCGCCGCCTCCGGCCTGGGCCTGGCGACCGCACGCGCGATCGTGGAAGCGCATCATGGCCGGATCGAAGCGAGCCGCTCGCCGATCGGCGGCCTGCGCGTAACGGTGATTCTGCCGAGCAACCCGCCGACCGCCTGAGCGACGGCCCGCTGAACCCCAAAACATAAAAACCCCGCTAAGCCATTGGCCTAGCGGGGTTTTTAGTGGCGCGCCCGGAACGATTCGAACGTCCGACCCTCAGATTCGTAGTCTGATGCTCTATCCAGCTGAGCTACGGGCGCGCATTGGAGGGGTGCCTTTAGAAGCGGTTTTCAGATCGCGCAAGCCGTTGCGTGCAGTTTTCCACAGGCATAAGGCACATTCATGCGATTTATTCTGCTGCTCAGCCTCACCGCCCTCGCCGGCTGCACCCAACCGGCGGGGCGCTACCCCTCTCTGCTGCCTCGTCCCATCGAGCAGACCAGCCTCGCCGAGCCTGATCGGCCCGTGCCGGTCGCCGCGCCGGATGCGGCGCTCGACCAGCAGATCGCGGATATCCGCGCGAGCCTGGACGCCGGCACCAAGGCGTTCAACGCCGGGGCGCAGGATGCCGAGGCCAAGATCGCGGTCGCGCGCGGCCTGCCCCAGGGATCGGAGCGCTGGCTCGACGCGCAGGTGGCGATGGGGCAGCTCGCCGAGCTGCGCCGCCCGGCCGCGGCAGCGCTGGCCGATCTGGAGGCGCTGGCGACCCAGCGCGGCGTGAACGGCCTGCCGCCCTACCCTGCGCTCGATTCGGCCTCTGCCGATGCCGAGAAGGCGGCGACCGCACAGCAGGCCCGGATCGATTCGCTCGAGGCGGCGCTGGGCGACACCGGCAATTGAGCTAGTCGTTCGCCAGCTCGGGATGGAGCAGGCGGAGGACCGGGATCACCGAGGCATAGTCGTCGGTCCAGGGCTGGAAGCCCGGCCAGGTGCCGAGCTGCCGCCAGCCGCCACCGCGGGCGACCAGCCGGTTGAGCAGCACGGGATCGTGGCTGAGCGCGATCCATTCGGATGCCGATTCGGCCTCTGTCTCGACCTGCTCGACCTTGGTGCCGCCGCTGGGCGTCTCTTCCGCGACGAAATTGGGCCCCGGTTCATAGGATAGCCGCACAGCGTGCCAGCCGCCGTCGCGCGCTGCCGCGGAGACCACCGGGGCCAGCGCCATGAAGCGGTTCGAGATATGGACGAGGAGCAGGCCATTGCGCGCCAGCACCCGGCCATAGGTGGCAAAGGCCTCGCGCGTGAGCAGGTGCATCGGCACCGTGTCCGACGAAAACGCATCGAGCGCGAGCAGGTCGAGGCTGGCGCTGGCCGATTCGGTGAGGCGCACACGCGCATCGCCGATCGAGATGCGCGTCTGCGGGGCGCATTGGCGCAGGAAGGTGAACTTGCCCGAATCGCGGGCGAGCTGGACGATCGCCGGATCGATCTCGAAGAAGCGCCAGCTCTGGCCGGGCCTGGCGTAACAGGCCAGCGTGCCGGTACCGAGGCCGACCACACCGACGCGCGCCGCCGGGCCATAGAGGTCGGGCAGCGCCTGCATCGCCTGGCCGACGCCCGATCCGGGGACATAATAGGTGGTCGGCTCGGTCGAGCGCGCGCCCTTCAGCTGGACGCCGTGGAGCGTGGTGCCGTGCGCGAGCTGGCGCTCGTCGGGATAGTCGGTGACGGTGTAGACGCCGAAATAGCTGCGGGTGCGCGCATCGGTGAGCGAAAGCTGGATCGATCGATAGCCGCCGAACAGGATCAGGCCGCCGGCAAGCGCCGCGAGATAGGCCGGGCGGCGGCCGATCGCGACCAGCCCGAGCGCGGCGACCAGGACGAAGGCGATCTGCTCGTGCATCTCGCCGAAGACGCCGCCGGGATTGGCGATGCCGAGCCAGACCAGCACGGCGACGACTGCGATCAGCGCCACCGTCTTCGCCGGCCTGTGGCGATCCCACAGGTCGCCGATCAGCGGCACCAGGAAGATTTGCGGGCACAGCGCGCCGGCGGCGAAGACCAGCAGCGGATATTCATAAGTCCAGTCGAACAGGATCGGCGCGATCAGCCCGGCGAATACCCCGCCCAGCGCCCCGCCGACCGACATGGCGAGATAGAAGCCGGTGAGATGATCGGGCGCCGGGCGCAGCGCGTACATGCGCGCGTGCAGCGTCACCGCGACGGTGAACAGCAGCAGCAGCCCGATGATCGCGTTGATATAGGCGAGCTTCTGGTGGCCGGCGATCAGCGTCGCGCCGAACATCAGGATGATCACCGGCGCGAACTTGGTGAGGATCTCTGGCAGCACCGCATCATCACGAAAGGCGACCGAGAAGCTGAGCAAGTAGAGCCCGAGCGGCAGCACCCAGAGCATCGGCACCGCGACGATATCGGTGGTGAGGAAGGTGGTGGTCGCCAGCATCAATCCCGAGGGGACGAGCGCGAGCACGATCCAGTGGAGGATCCGGCCCCATTCGGGCGCAGGCGTGTGCGTTGCGACGTGCGGCTCGCCCTCGGCCTGGCGCGGCAGCCGCGCGGCGCAGCCCGCCACCAGGATCAGGACAAGGACATAGCCGACGGTCCACAGCCAGCTCTGCGCCTTGAGCGCCAGGCCGGGCTCGACCAGCAGCGGATAGGCGAGCAGCCCGCCGAAGCTGCCGATATTGGAGGCGGCGTAGAGCGCATAGGGATCGCGGCCATGGCTGGCGATGCTGTACCAGCGTTGGAGCAGGGGCGCCTGGGCCGAGATGGCGAAGAAGAGCGGGCCGATCGAGGCGATGAGCAGCCAGGGCACCCATAGCGCGGGCTGGGCATCGGCGGGCAGCTCCATCGCGATCACGCCGATCGGCAGCCAGAGCGCGGCGCCGACCAGCACCGCAAGATGGATCGTCGCCTGCATCCGCGGCGGCACGCGGCCGAGCCAGTGCGCATAGGCATATCCGCCGAGCAGCAGCGCCTGATAGACCAGCATCGCGCTGTTCCACACCGCCGGCGCACCGCCGAGCTGGGGCAGCGCCATGCGCGCGACCATCGGCTGGACGAGGAAGAGCAGGAAGGAGCCGGCAAGGATCGCGGCGACGAACAGCCAGCGCGGCGCGCGCGCCAGGGCCTGCTCGTCGGTGTCGTCGTCCATCAGCATCCTCCCCCGACCCCGCTTAGCCCGCGGGGCTTGCGCGCAGATGAACGGCCGAAGCGCCAGGCCGGGCGATCCGATAGGTGATGTGCGGGTTCAGCCATTCGGGCGCCATCGGGTGGATGAAATCCTGTTCCGGAACGCGCACCATGCCGAGGCGCTCCATCAGCCCCCAGCTGCGCGTGTTGCCAGGCACGGTCATCGCCGCGACCGTGGCGGCGTCGAGCCGGGCCCAGGCCCAGTCGAGGCTCGCCTGCGCCGCTTCGCGCGCATAGCCCTTGCCCCAATATCCCGGGGCGAACCGCCAGCCGATCTCGGTCTCGCCGAACAGCGGCGTCCCCTCGGGGCCGGGCTTGAGCCCGCAAAAGCCGAGGAACGCGCCGTCTTCCCGGCGCTCGACCGCCCAGAAGGCGTGGCCGATGCTGTCGATCAGGGCGTTCTGGCGTTCCATCGCAGCATCGGCAGCTTCCGGGGTGAGCGGCGGGCCGAGGAATTCCATCACCGCGGGATCCCGGCCCATCGCATGCCAGGCCGGGCGGTCGCGCTCCTGCCAGCGGCGGAGGATCAGGCGTTCGGTCTCGATCATTGCGGGCGCTCCAGCGCGTACACGATCATCGCGCCAAGCGGGGCGCCGGGCGGATGATCCTGATGGTGGAAATCGAGATCCGGCCGACGCGCCATGCCCAGCCGCTCCATCAGGCGCCAGCTCGGGACGTTGAGCTGCGTCGTCCAGGCGCCGATCGCAGGCGCGTCGAGGTTCGTCCAGGCCCAGGCGATGCTCGCTTCGGCCGCTTCGCGCGCATAGCCCTTGCCCCAATGCGCCTCGGCGACGCGCCAGCCGATCTCGTGCATGCCGGCGACCGGCACCTCGGCTGGGTAGTTCGAAGCGATGCGGATGCCGCAGGTGGCGACCAGCGCTCCGGAATCCTTGTGTTCGACCGCCCAGTAGCAATGCCCGTCGCGGGCCTGGTCGGCGAGGCGCCGTTCGAACATCGCATCGACGCGTGCAGGCGCATGGACGCCGCCCAGATAGCGCATCATCGCCTCGGTATTGAACCGCTCGAACGCCGGACGGTCCTCGCGCTGCCAGGGGCGCAGGCGCAGGCGGGCGGTCTCGATCATGCCGGGCGGTCGATCGCGTAGACGATCATCGCGCCGACGGGGTCTTCGGGGGCATAGTCGGGGTGGCGGAAATCGAGATCGGCGCGCCGCCGCATGCCGAGCCGCTCCATCAGGCCCCAGCTGCGCGTGTTGCCGATCACCGTCCAGGCGGCGATGCGCGGGCGATCGGTGTTGGCCCAGCCCCAGGCGAGGCTCGCCTCCGCCGCCTCGCGCGCGATGCCCTGCCCCCAGAATTTCTCGCCGATCCGCCAGCCGATCTCGAGCTCCTCGGGCACCGGCGTGTCCGGATGGCCGCCGATGCGGACGCCGCAGACCCCGGCGAGCTCGCCGGTCTCGCGCAATTCGACCGCCCACATGCAATGGCCGTAGCGCTCCTGCTGGGCGATCTGCTTGTCGAGGATCGCGTCATGCCTGGCCTGCGGCACAGGCCCGCCGAAATGCGCCATCATCGCCGGCGTGTTGACCAGCGCGTGGAAGGCCGGCTTGTCCGCCTCGCGCCAGGGGCGGAGGAGCAGACGTGGTGTTTCGATCATGTTCTTGCCCCTCTCCCCGGCTCTCTCCCCGATGGGAGAGGAAGATCAGCCCAACAGCTTCGCCGCCAGCGGCGCATGATAGGTCAGCACGCCCGAGCAGCCGGCGCGGCGGAAGGCCATCAGCGTCTCGAGCACCAGCGCGTCGCGGTCCCCTGCCCCTGCCGCGGCGGCGGCCTCGATCATCGCATATTCGCCGCTCACCTGGTACGCGAACACGGGCACCTGGAACTCGCTTTTCACGCGCAGGATGATGTCGAGATAGGGAAGCCCGGGCTTGACCATCACGCTGTCGGCGCCCTCGGCGATGTCGAGCGCGACTTCGCGCAGCGCTTCCTCGGCATTGGCCGGGTCCATCTGATAGGTCTTCTTGTCGCCCTTGAGCAGCCCGCGCGAGCCGACCGCGTCGCGAAACGGGCCATAGAAGCCCGAGGCGTACTTCGCGGCATAGGCCATGATCTGGACGTTGACGTGGCCGTTCGCCTCGAGCGCGCCGCGGATCGCGCCGACGCGGCCGTCCATCATGTCCGACGGGGCGACGATGTCCGATCCCGCCTCGGCCTGGAGCAGTGCCTGGTCGACCAGCACCGCGCTGGTCTCGTCGTTGAGGACATAGCCCTGGGCATCGACGACGCCGTCATGGCCGTGCGCGGTATAGGGGTCGAGCGCGACGTCGGTGAGGATGCCGATATCGGGCACCGCATCCTTGATCGCTCGAATCGCGCGGCACATCAGATTGTCGGGGTTGAGCGCCTCACGGCCATCCTCGGTGCGCAGTTCGCGCGGGGTGTTGGGGAACAGCGCCAGGCACGGGATTCCGAGGTCGCGGGCCTCGCGGGCGCGGGCGACGATGCCGTTCAGCCCCCAGCGCGACACGCCGGGAAGCGCGGCGATCGGCTCCTCCGCCTCGCCTTCGGTGACGAACAGCGGCCAGATCAGGTTGGCGGGGGTGAGGACGGTCTCGGCATGCATCCGGCGGCTCCACTCGGAGGCACGGGTGCGGCGGAGGCGGAGGGCGGGATACTGGCTCATGGAGGCGCTGATGCGCCCTCAGCAATTGGGTTGCAAGCGCCCCGCGGGTTCGCTGGTGGCCTGCGCCTCTTCCTCCACCTCGGTCGGCTCGGGCGGCACCGCCAGCACCTGCTTGCGCCAATTGCCGTGGCGATAATAGAGCGCCGCCAGCGCGAGCGAGCAGGCGGATCCGATCGGGAAGGCGATCCACAGCGCGTCCGGGCCGAACCAGCGCTGGCCGAGCACCGCGAAGCCGAAGCGGATCGGGAAGAGCGTGATCGCCAGGATGACCAGCGGCGGGATCGTCGCGCCATTGGCGCGGACGGTGGAGAACAGCACCATCGTCGCGCCGAACATCACGAAGGTCCAGCTGGCGAGCAGCTGGATGTGGCGGGCGATCGGGATGGCGGGCGAATCGCCGCCGACGAACAGCGCCATCACCGGGCGGTCGAACAGGATGATCGCGCCGATCACGACCAGGGTGATCGCGGTGTTGTAGGTCAGGCCGGCACGGGTGATCGCCCCCACCCGCTCCCATTTGCCCGCGCCGATATTCTGCGCGGCCATGCTCGAGACGGCGACGCCTATCGCCATCGCCGGCATCTGGATATAGGTCCACAGCTGCTGCGAGACGGCATAGGCCGCGGCGGTATCGACGCCGAGCCGGTTGACCAGGCCGATCATCGTCAGGCCCGCGGTCGACATCACCAGCATCTGCGCGCCCATCGGCAGCCCCTTGGCGACGATCGTGCGGACCAGCGCCTTTTCGGGGAGCAGGTAGCGCAGCTCCGGGCCGCGCAGGCGGATCGGCAGGTCGCGCCAATAGACATAGATCAGCAGGCCGAGCGACGAGGTGATGCCGGCGAGCAGGGTCGCGGTCGCCGAGCCGGCGATGCCCATGCGCGGGAACGGGCCGATGCCTTCGATCAGCAGCGGGTTGAAGCTTGAATCGATCGCGACGCTCAGCACCATGAACCAAAGCGGGGTGATCGAATCGCCGGTGCCGCGCAGGCTCATCTGGATGAGCACGCCGAGCATCGAGAATGGCAGCCCTAGGAAGATGACACGCAGATAGTCGCGCGCCATGTCCTGCGCCTCGCCCGGCGTGGCGAGGAGGCGGAGGATCTGCGGGGCGAACAGCCAACCGAGGATCGCGATCACCACCGCGCCGCCCATCACCAGCCCGATCGCCGAGCCGAAGGCGCGGCGTGCGGCCTCGACATCGTGGCGGCCCATCGACTGACCGATCAGGATCGTCGCGGCCATGCCGAAGCCGAACACCGCCGAGAACATCAGGAACATGATGATGTTGGCGTTGCTGGTCGCCGCCAGCGCCTGCTCACCCAGGAAGCGGCCGACCCAGATCGAGTTGATCGACCCGTTCAGCGACTGGAGGATGTTCGAGCCCAGCGTGGGCAGCGCGAAGAGCAGCAGGGTGCGGCTGATCGGGCCCTGGGTGAGATCGTGACGCGGTGCTGGCATGGTGGCTTAGACCCCTCCCCCTACGGGTTTGTTCCCCGTTTCAGAAACCGTCATCCCCGCGAAGGCGGGGATCCAGGGTCACAAGCGCAACGCCCTTGGCTCTGGATCCCCGCCTGTGCGGGGATGACGAACTAAATCAACCCAGCCGCGCCAGCGCCGCGCTCAACCGCTCGGCCTCGGCCGCCTTTTCGGCATGATCGGCACGGGCCTTCTCGACCGCTTCCGGCTTGGCCCGCTCGACGAAGCTCGGATTATTGAGCCGCCCCGCGAGGCCGTCACGCTCCTTCTCCGCCGCGGCGATCGCCTTGGCGAGACGGGTCTTCTCGGCATCGATATCGACCACGTCGCCGAGCGGCACCACGAAGGTCGCCTTGTCGACGACGATCTGGAGCGAGCCGCCGGCGGGGACTTCGCCCGAGGCCTGATCGACGCGCGCCAGGCGGGCGAGCGCCGCCTGTTGGCGCTCCAGGCGCGCGCTGGTTTCCGCCGAGGCGTCGCGGACGAAGATCGGCAGGCGCGCGCCCGGGGGCACGTTGAGCTCGGTGCGCGCGGCGCGGATCTCGCTGACCAGCCGGATCAGCCAGTCGATCTCCTGCGCGGCCGAGGGATCGAGCGCGCGGGCATCGGCCATCGGCCACTTGGCGACGATCAGTTCATGCTCGCGCGGGCCCATCTTCGACCACAGCTCTTCGGTGATGAAGGGCATGAACGGGTGGAGCATCACCAGGATCTGGTCGAGCGCCCAGCCGGCGACCGCGCGGGTTTCCGGGATGGAGTTGCCGCCCTGATCGGCATCCGCGACTTCCGCGGTTTGAAGCGTCGGCTTGATCAGCTCGAGATACCAGTCGCAGAAGCGGCTCCAGACGAACTGGTAGATCGTGTTCGCCGCCTCGTCGAAGCGCAGGTCGGCCAGCGCCAGGTCGAGCGCCTGCACGGTAGCGACCGTCTCGGCGATGATCCAGCGGTTGACCGCCAGCTCGGCCGCGGGCGGCTCGAGCGTGGTCGAGGCGCCGATGCCGTTCGACTGGGCGAAGCGCGCGGCGTTCCACAGCTTGGTCGCGAAGTTGCGATAGCCCTCGATCCGGCGCTCATCCATCTTGATGTCGCGGCCCTGGCTTTCCATCGCCGCCATGAAGAAGCGCAGCGCATCGGCGCCGTAGCTGTCGATCAGCCCGAGCGGATTGACGACATTGCCCTTCGACTTGGACATCTTCTGCCCGTCCGCGGCGCGGACCAGGCCGTGGAGGTACAGCGTCTTGAACGGCACCGCCTTCATGAACTGCAGGCCCTGCATCATCATCCGGGCATCCCAGAAGAACAGGATGTCGAAGCCCGAGATCAGCACGTCGTTGGGGTAGCGCCCGCCGAGCGTGGGATCCGGGTTCTCCGGCCAACCCATCGTCGCGAAGGGCCAGAGCGCCGAGGAGAACCAGGTGTCGAGGACGTCGGGATCACGCCATAGCGGCACCCAACCGACACGTGGATTGCGAGCAAAGGCCTCCATAGCCTCTGAAAAATTGTCAAAAAGCTCGATGCTGTCTTCGCGAAAACCATACCGCGCGGCTGCCTCTCGGCGAATTTCGGCCTCCTCTTCGGCAACGAAGGTCCAATTGCCTTCCAACCGACCGGATGCGTCATTGAACGCAAGCGATTCACCATCCCACGACGGCCCGAACCACGCCGGAATCCGATGCCCCCACCACAACTGCCGGCTCACGCACCAGGGCTGGATGTTCTCCATCCAGTTGAAATAGGTCTTTTCCCAGCTCTTCGGCACGATCTTGGTCGCGCCCGAGCGGACCGCCTCGATCGCCGGCTTGGCCAGCGTCGCCGCGTCGACATACCATTGATCGGTCAGCCAGGGCTCGATCACGTCGCCCGAGCGATCGCCGAACGGAGTCGCGATCGTGCGCGGCTCGGCGTCGTGCTCCTCGCCGTCCTTATCGACATGCGGGATCAGGAAGCCCTCTTCCTTCAGCCGCGCGACCACGAGCTTGCGCGCCTCGAACCGGTCGAGCCCGAGCAGTTCGGCGGGGATCAGCCCGTCGCTGGTCTGGGCGATGCGCGCCTTGGCGTCGAGCATGTTGAGCATGTCGCGCGCCTCAATCCCGGCGCGGCGGCCGACCTCGAAGTCGTTAAAGTCATGCCCCGGCGTGATCTTGACCGCACCCGAGCCGAGCTCGGGATCGGCATGCTCGTCGGTGACGATCGGGATCAGCCGCCCGGTGATCGGCAGCTTGACCATCTTGCCGACCAGATCGGTGTAGCGCGTGTCCTCGGCATTCACCGCTACGGCCATGTCGGCGAGCATCGTCTCGGGGCGCGTGGTGGCGACCTCGATGAAGCCCGAGCCGTCGGCGAGCGGGTATTTCAGGTGCCAGAAGCTGCCCTTGACCTCCTTGGTCTCGACCTCGAGGTCGCTGATCGCGGTGCCGAGGCCCGGATCCCAGTTCACCAGGCGCTTGTCGCGGTAGAGCATTCGGGAGCCGTCAGGCTTCACCGTGTTGTAGAGTTCGACGAACACCTTGAGCACGGCCTTGGAGAAGCCCTCGTCCATGGTGAAGCGCTCTTCGGACCAGTCCATCGAGCAGCCGAGGCGGCGGAGCTGCTGCGTGATCTCGCCGCCGCTCTCTTCCTTCCACTCCCAGACCTTCGCGACGAACTCCTCGCGCGTGAAGTCGATGCGCTTCTGCTGCCTGGCGTTGAGCTGGCGCTCGACGACCATCTGCGTCGCGATGCCCGCATGATCGGTGCCGACCACCCAGCGCGCGTCCTTGCCCTTCAGGCGGGCGTGGCGGACCAGGATGTCCTGCAGCGTGTTGTCGAGCGCATGGCCGATATGCAGGCTGCCCGTCACGTTGGGCGGCGGGTTGACCAGCGTCCAGGGATCGGCGCCGTCACGCGCGGGACGGAACAGGCCGTTGCTTTCCCAATGCTGGTACCAGCGGGATTCGAGTTCGGCGGGGTCGAAGGTCTTGGGGAGTTCGCTCATGATCGAGCGGCTTTAGCGGCGAGCCGGGGCCCGGGTCGATACAAAAGTCGCGGAGGGCGATGGTTGTTGATACAAATGCGTAACGACCTGTCTGGGGAGATAGAGACATGATGCGGCTGGAAATCACCGTGCTCGTTTGGGGTTGCGTGCTGGCGCTCGTACACATCTTCGCGGCGGCGCATGTGAAGACGCGGCAATATGGCACCAAGTGGAATGTCGGCGCGCGCGACGAGAGCCTGCCCCCTGCCCAGCCGATCGTCGGCCGCCTGGTGCGCGCGCAGGCGAACTTCTTCGAGACCTTCCCGCTGGCGATCGTCGCGGTGGTGGCGCTGTGCTTCACGGGCAAGCAGACGATATGGACCGAGCTGGGCGCGCTGCTCTGGCTCGGCGGGCGGAT
This genomic interval carries:
- a CDS encoding N-succinylarginine dihydrolase, with the protein product MLLEINFDGIIGPSHNYAGLSPGNLAATRNRGETSYPRAAALQGIAKMRANMALGLTQGILLPHARPDHRWLASLGTRFEDAPPHSQAQALSASPMWAANAATVSPAPDTGDGKCHLSVANLVTMPHRSHEWPETLAQLRLAFANPAFTVHGPVPAPFGDEGAANHMRLAAEHGAPGVEVFVYGISGGPFPARQHPDASAAVARRHRLERVLFVQQSEAAIAAGAFHNDVVAVANGRVLFAHEHAFADKARFHADLRAMLPEVEIVEVPAAQVSLADAIKSYLFNAQLVTLPSGEMALVLPGEARETPSVWNWLQAHVAGNGPIRRLEVVDVRQSMANGGGPACLRLRVVCDPGKVDPRFLLDPAKADRIEAVIAAHWPEAIPFDSIADPALVGRIEAARRALLEALDLSDLLTGNHLI
- a CDS encoding ATP-binding protein: MAAQALLAAIVPGGLMVFVMHEGQQAELAQRDGERLDAFVQTAAEASRAGRPLDQVTQLSGPLAGRVLLVDPQGQAISGPTSSLAPRAERPVVVDGRTVASARIVRAPELSDQDRRVLATQYIGVAAIVVVLFVLLLVMAYVFARRWSRPQLQLYRMSRDVVNGDLDLHFDEDGPAEVVATMRNLRRIASQFSRLETARRTWLVSISGELKGPTENMGEHFIKLCEVQPPLAPELIGAIEEDTRRLIHMAEDLNAVALADLGRLPVTFAPVDPRALIHNAIYADKKRAEAQGVRLETSTLPEYTVIVKWDGARIEQLFGALIDNSLRYTPKNGRIVLGLESSRDAWRLIIDDNAPGVDVMLAQRLFEPFYRSSDRADESAASGLGLATARAIVEAHHGRIEASRSPIGGLRVTVILPSNPPTA
- a CDS encoding fused MFS/spermidine synthase, giving the protein MDDDTDEQALARAPRWLFVAAILAGSFLLFLVQPMVARMALPQLGGAPAVWNSAMLVYQALLLGGYAYAHWLGRVPPRMQATIHLAVLVGAALWLPIGVIAMELPADAQPALWVPWLLIASIGPLFFAISAQAPLLQRWYSIASHGRDPYALYAASNIGSFGGLLAYPLLVEPGLALKAQSWLWTVGYVLVLILVAGCAARLPRQAEGEPHVATHTPAPEWGRILHWIVLALVPSGLMLATTTFLTTDIVAVPMLWVLPLGLYLLSFSVAFRDDAVLPEILTKFAPVIILMFGATLIAGHQKLAYINAIIGLLLLFTVAVTLHARMYALRPAPDHLTGFYLAMSVGGALGGVFAGLIAPILFDWTYEYPLLVFAAGALCPQIFLVPLIGDLWDRHRPAKTVALIAVVAVLVWLGIANPGGVFGEMHEQIAFVLVAALGLVAIGRRPAYLAALAGGLILFGGYRSIQLSLTDARTRSYFGVYTVTDYPDERQLAHGTTLHGVQLKGARSTEPTTYYVPGSGVGQAMQALPDLYGPAARVGVVGLGTGTLACYARPGQSWRFFEIDPAIVQLARDSGKFTFLRQCAPQTRISIGDARVRLTESASASLDLLALDAFSSDTVPMHLLTREAFATYGRVLARNGLLLVHISNRFMALAPVVSAAARDGGWHAVRLSYEPGPNFVAEETPSGGTKVEQVETEAESASEWIALSHDPVLLNRLVARGGGWRQLGTWPGFQPWTDDYASVIPVLRLLHPELAND
- a CDS encoding GNAT family N-acetyltransferase, with amino-acid sequence MIETERLILRRWQERDRPAWHAMGRDPAVMEFLGPPLTPEAADAAMERQNALIDSIGHAFWAVERREDGAFLGFCGLKPGPEGTPLFGETEIGWRFAPGYWGKGYAREAAQASLDWAWARLDAATVAAMTVPGNTRSWGLMERLGMVRVPEQDFIHPMAPEWLNPHITYRIARPGASAVHLRASPAG
- a CDS encoding GNAT family N-acetyltransferase, yielding MIETARLRLRPWQREDRPAFERFNTEAMMRYLGGVHAPARVDAMFERRLADQARDGHCYWAVEHKDSGALVATCGIRIASNYPAEVPVAGMHEIGWRVAEAHWGKGYAREAAEASIAWAWTNLDAPAIGAWTTQLNVPSWRLMERLGMARRPDLDFHHQDHPPGAPLGAMIVYALERPQ
- a CDS encoding GNAT family N-acetyltransferase, producing the protein MIETPRLLLRPWREADKPAFHALVNTPAMMAHFGGPVPQARHDAILDKQIAQQERYGHCMWAVELRETGELAGVCGVRIGGHPDTPVPEELEIGWRIGEKFWGQGIAREAAEASLAWGWANTDRPRIAAWTVIGNTRSWGLMERLGMRRRADLDFRHPDYAPEDPVGAMIVYAIDRPA